GGCAGACTTTCTTTGCCCCTTCTCTAGCATGCTTAAATACTGACGTGTAATCTCAATTTTACCAGAAGCCTCCTCTAGTGTAAGGCCCCGCAACTCACGAAGACGCTTCAGCTCATGACCAAGTGACGACATAATGGACTATTGCCCCTCCTTTCTTATGGGATTGATCTAGTTATCTATGTAAGAAGGACTATTGCCTCTTTACCTGTTTTAGGTCCAACATCCTATTCTTTCCTCTACGTTAATCCAAAATCGACCATTTGTAAAGGTTTAATATAAAACATCAAATGTAAAGTTTCACTAAAGTCTGTTTATTTTTTGCGTATGTGGACACGTGGGTACGGTAAATTACTTCTAATCCCCACAAACACAAAAAGACCCCTAACCCAAAGGTTAAAGGTCTTTCTTGGTTTGAAACAAACGTCCTACTTCTTACCCTTGCTTCCAACTTGGATACGAACAAGGGCGCGTTGTAATGCCAACTGAGCACGTTTGAAATCAGTTTCTTCTTGACGCGCTTCAGCCATACGGCGTTCAGCACGTTCTTTTGCAGCTTGAGCACGGGTCACATCAATATCGCCTGGCAATTCTGCAGACTCAGCAAGGATCGTAATTTTATCTTTACGAACTTCCATGAAGCCGCCACTTACCGCGATTAGATCTTCCCCTTCTGCACTTTTCACCTGAACAGGCGCAATTCGGAGTGGGGTAACGAAAGGAATATGATTCGGCAAAATACCGAGTTCCCCCTCAATACCCTTCACGACGACGATTTTGGCGTCTCCGCTATAAACTACCCGTTCAGGAGTTACTACTTCTACTTTTACAGTATTCATTGTTTCGCTCCTCCCCTTAAAAGGTCAGGGTTAGCTTATTTTGCTTCAGCCATCATCTTTTGTCCTTTTTCGCGAGCTTCTTCAATTGTACCTACGTACAAGAAAGCTACCTCTGGAAGATCATCGTGCTTACCTTCCAAGATCTCTTTAAAGCTGCGTACCGTTTCCTTAACAGGAACGTACTTACCAGGGAATCCAGTAAACTGCTCAGCAACGTGGAACGGCTGGGACAAGAAACGCTGGATCTTACGTGCACGAGCAACCAATTGCTTATCTTCATCAGACAACTCGTCCATACCTAGGATGGCGATGATATCTTGAAGTTCTTTATAACGTTGAAGAACAGCCTGAACACCACGTGCTACTTGATAGTGCTCATCACCAAGAGCTTCTGGCGTCAATAGACGGGAAGTAGAAGCTAGTGGGTCAACCGCAGGGTAGATACCCAACTCGGAGATACCACGGTCAAGGTTTGTTGTTGCATCCAAGTGAGCAAATGTTGTTGCAGGAGCTGGATCCGTATAGTCATCCGCAGGAACGTAGATCGCTTGAATAGAAGTAACAGATCCCTTCTTAGTAGAAGTGATACGCTCTTGCAATTGACCCATTTCCGTAGCTAGTGTAGGTTGGTAACCTACCGCAGATGGCATACGACCAAGCAAGGCAGATACCTCAGAACCAGCCTGAGTGAATCGGAAGATGTTGTCTACAAACAACAATACGTCACGGCCTTCTGCATCACGGAAGTACTCAGCCATAGTCAAACCAGTCAAGGCAACACGCATACGTGCTCCAGGCGGCTCATTCATCTGACCGAATACCATGGTAGTTTTAGAAAGTACGCCGGAATCCTTCATCTCGTGGTAAAGGTCGTTCCCTTCACGAGTACGCTCACCTACACCAGCGAAGATAGAGAATCCACCGTGCTCTTGGGCGATGTTATTGATCAATTCCTGGATCAATACCGTTTTACCTACACCCGCTCCACCGAACAAACCGATCTTACCACCCTTTGCATAAGGAGCAAGCAAGTCGATAACCTTAATTCCTGTTTCAAGAATTTGGTCAGCTGGAGCTTGTTCGTCAAAGGACGGAGCTGGACGGTGAATTGGTAAAGTTTCAATTTCTTCAGGAGCATCCATCAAGTCGATTGGCTCCCCAAGAACGTTAAATACACGACCTAGAGTTTTTGTTCCAACTGGAACAGAAATCGGCTTACCAGTATCAATCGCATCGGATCCACGAACTAAACCATCTGTAGAAGACATCGCGATGGTACGAACAAGGTTGTCTCCTAAGTGGATAGCTACTTCACAAGTAAGACTTAAATTTTCGGATTCAATTTTAATAGCGTTATAAATCGCAGGTAGGTGTCCGCGTTCGAACTGAACGTCTACAACGGGACCCATGACCGCAACTACGCGTCCTTTACTCATCGTATTCCCTCCTTAAGTTCCCGCCTGGACTCCTTAGTCCATAGCGGAAGATAATACCCGACGTATGGGTATCACAGTCGGAACGTTACTATAATTTAAGCGTTCGCTCCAGCAACGATCTCAGAGATTTCTTGGGTAATTGCTGCCTGACGTGCACGGTTGAAGGTTAAGGTCAACTTACCAATCATCTCGTTTGCATTATCACTTGCGTTACCCATTGCCGTCATCTGAGCACCTTGGAAGCTTGCTTTAGAGTCAAGCAGTGCACTAAAGATAAGCGTTTCTGCATACTTTGGTAGAAGGTCATTCAACACTTCCTCTGCAGTAGGCTCATATTCATAGCTTACCTTTGCTTCTGTAGCAGCACCAGCATCCACATCCCCCAATGGCAACAAACGAACTTCTGTTGGAATTTGAGTTAGGGCACTTTGGAACTTGCTATAGAACAAATTTAACTCGTCAATCTTCTCATCAGCAAACAAAGCTACTGCTTTGCTCGAAATCGCCTTGATGTCCGAGAAATTCGGGGAATCAGGAATTCCTGTGATTTCATCAATTAACTTGTAGCCAAGTTTATTAAAGAAGTCGCGACCCTTTTTCCCAACAGCAAAGATCATATATTCATCTTGGCTCTTGTGTCTTTCTTTAATGGTGTTTAACACCAAACGCAAAAGGTTACTGTTTAATCCACCAGCCAAACCACGATCAGAAGTAATAACTAAGTAACCAGTCTTCTTAATCGGACGAGTTTGAAGCATAGGATGCTTGACGGTTGTTCCAGAAGCGATACTATTGATCACTTCCTTCATCTTCTCAGCGTAAGGGCGAGACTTCTGCGCGCGCTCTTGAGCACGACGCAGCTTCGCAGCAGCAACCATCTTCATCGCTTTGGTGATTTGTCTTGTATTTTTAACGCTCTTAATTCGGCGTTTAATCTCGCGTGTTCCCACTGCCATTTCTTTTCACCACCTTTAACGATTCAGTTTATTCGCAGGTACGATTAGGAGCGGCTTACTTAGAAGGAGAGAAAACCTTCTTGAACTCTTGGATCGCTGCTTTCAACTGATCTTCAGCTGGTAGATCTTTCGTATTACGGATATGATCCAACAATTCTTTCTTTTGTGCATCGAAGAATGCCAACATTTCTTTCTCGAAACGACGTACATCTTCTACTGGAACATCATCGATGAAGCCTTTAGTCAATGCATAAAGAGAGATAACTTGCTTTTCAACAGCCATTGGCTCTCCTACACCTTGCTTCAAGATTTCAACTGTACGCTCCCCGCGGTCCAAACGAGCACGAGTCGCTTTATCCAAGTCGGATCCGAACTGAGCAAACGCTTGAAGCTCACGATATTGAGCTAAGTCTAGACGAAGTGTACCCGCAACCTTCTTCATCGCCTTGATCTGTGCAGATCCCCCTACACGAGATACGGAGATACCGGCGTTGATCGCTGGACGAACCCCAGAGTAGAACAAGTCAGACTCAAGGAAGATCTGTCCATCAGTGATGGAGATAACGTTAGTTGGAATGTACGCAGATACGTCAGATGCTTGAGTTTCGATGAATGGCAGCGCAGTGATAGAACCTGCTCCTAAATCATCATTGATCTTCGCAGCACGCTCTAACAAGCGGGAGTGAAGATAGAATACATCCCCTGGATAGGCTTCACGACCTGGAGGACGACGAAGCAACAAGGAAAGCTCACGATAAGCAGCTGCTTGCTTGGACAAGTCATCGTATACCACAAGAACGTGCTTGCCGTTATACATGAAGTACTCACCCATAGATACTCCAGTGTAAGGAGCCAAGAACAGCAATGGAGCTGGATCAGAAGCTGTCGCAGAAACAACGATTGTATAATCTAATGCACCTGCTTTGCGAAGAGTCTCAACAACACCAGATACGGTAGATTGCTTCTGACCAATCGCAACATAGATACAAATCATGTCTTGACCTTTTTGGTTCAAGATCGTATCAATTGCTACAGTAGTCTTACCCGTTTGACGGTCACCGATGATCAACTCACGCTGACCACGACCGATAGGAACCAAAGCGTCGATCGCCTTTAAACCTGTTTGCATAGGCTCATGAACGGATTTACGAGCCATAACTCCAGGAGCTGGAGATTCGATTGGACGGAAGTGAGTCGTCTCGATTGGACCTAATCCATCGATCGGCTGACCAAGAGGGTTCACAACACGGCCAAGCATCGCTTCACCAACTGGAACCTCCATGATACGACCTGTACGCTTCACTTGGTCACCTTCCTTGATACCCGTAAATGGTCCAAGGATAACAACCCCAACGTTGTCTTCTTCAAGGTTCAACGCCATACCCATAACGCCATTAGCGAACTCTAAAAGTTCCCCAGACATTGCCTTCTCTAATCCATGTACACGTGCAATACCGTCACCAACTGTGATAACTGTACCAACGTCTACAACTTGTATATCAGCTTTATAGTTCTCGATCTGCTTCTTAATAAGAGAACTGATTTCTTCAGGTCTGATTGTACTCACGCAAGTACCCCCCAATCTACCGTACTTGAGCTTGCTTTAAGCTCTGTTGTAAACGATTCAATCTACCGGCAACGCTTCCGTCATACAGACGGTCACCGACTTGAACGACCACTCCACCCATGATGGTTTGATCAATTTGATTAGTCACTCGAACTTCCTTATTTAAAAGCTTCTTAAAGGACTCGGCAATTCCTTGCTTCTCTGCTTCAGTCAACTCCTTGACTGAAACCACTACGGCATCCACTAAACCACGAGCTTCGTTCGCTTTGTCAGTGAAATATTGTGGAATGATAGCGAAGATGTCTTCACGCTTCTTATCAATCAATAAGTTCAAGAAATTCAAGGTAATCTCGGAAAGCTTCCCTTCAAAGATCGCTTTAACTTCTTGCTTCTTTGTTTCTCCAGCTAACTGTGGATGCTGAAGGAACTGCAAAAAGGCAGGATTATCATTAAACAGCTGCTTCACTTGGTCTAGCTCTTGCTCTACCAAATCAATTTGCTGTTTCTCGGAAGCCACCTCAAACAAGGCTTGTGCATAACGCTTTGCTACTAACGCGCTACTCATTTGACTTCTCCTACCTCTTTAAGAAAGTCGGTAACCAACTTTTCTTGTTGTTGGCCATCTAGTTCTTTTTCAATGATCTTAGTCGCAAGCATAACAGACAAAGCTCCAACTTGCTCACGAAGAGCAGCCATGGCTTGTTCCTTTTCACGAG
The Ammoniphilus sp. CFH 90114 genome window above contains:
- the atpD gene encoding F0F1 ATP synthase subunit beta; translation: MSKGRVVAVMGPVVDVQFERGHLPAIYNAIKIESENLSLTCEVAIHLGDNLVRTIAMSSTDGLVRGSDAIDTGKPISVPVGTKTLGRVFNVLGEPIDLMDAPEEIETLPIHRPAPSFDEQAPADQILETGIKVIDLLAPYAKGGKIGLFGGAGVGKTVLIQELINNIAQEHGGFSIFAGVGERTREGNDLYHEMKDSGVLSKTTMVFGQMNEPPGARMRVALTGLTMAEYFRDAEGRDVLLFVDNIFRFTQAGSEVSALLGRMPSAVGYQPTLATEMGQLQERITSTKKGSVTSIQAIYVPADDYTDPAPATTFAHLDATTNLDRGISELGIYPAVDPLASTSRLLTPEALGDEHYQVARGVQAVLQRYKELQDIIAILGMDELSDEDKQLVARARKIQRFLSQPFHVAEQFTGFPGKYVPVKETVRSFKEILEGKHDDLPEVAFLYVGTIEEAREKGQKMMAEAK
- the atpA gene encoding F0F1 ATP synthase subunit alpha yields the protein MSTIRPEEISSLIKKQIENYKADIQVVDVGTVITVGDGIARVHGLEKAMSGELLEFANGVMGMALNLEEDNVGVVILGPFTGIKEGDQVKRTGRIMEVPVGEAMLGRVVNPLGQPIDGLGPIETTHFRPIESPAPGVMARKSVHEPMQTGLKAIDALVPIGRGQRELIIGDRQTGKTTVAIDTILNQKGQDMICIYVAIGQKQSTVSGVVETLRKAGALDYTIVVSATASDPAPLLFLAPYTGVSMGEYFMYNGKHVLVVYDDLSKQAAAYRELSLLLRRPPGREAYPGDVFYLHSRLLERAAKINDDLGAGSITALPFIETQASDVSAYIPTNVISITDGQIFLESDLFYSGVRPAINAGISVSRVGGSAQIKAMKKVAGTLRLDLAQYRELQAFAQFGSDLDKATRARLDRGERTVEILKQGVGEPMAVEKQVISLYALTKGFIDDVPVEDVRRFEKEMLAFFDAQKKELLDHIRNTKDLPAEDQLKAAIQEFKKVFSPSK
- a CDS encoding F0F1 ATP synthase subunit delta, producing MSSALVAKRYAQALFEVASEKQQIDLVEQELDQVKQLFNDNPAFLQFLQHPQLAGETKKQEVKAIFEGKLSEITLNFLNLLIDKKREDIFAIIPQYFTDKANEARGLVDAVVVSVKELTEAEKQGIAESFKKLLNKEVRVTNQIDQTIMGGVVVQVGDRLYDGSVAGRLNRLQQSLKQAQVR
- a CDS encoding F0F1 ATP synthase subunit epsilon; translated protein: MNTVKVEVVTPERVVYSGDAKIVVVKGIEGELGILPNHIPFVTPLRIAPVQVKSAEGEDLIAVSGGFMEVRKDKITILAESAELPGDIDVTRAQAAKERAERRMAEARQEETDFKRAQLALQRALVRIQVGSKGKK
- the atpG gene encoding ATP synthase F1 subunit gamma → MAVGTREIKRRIKSVKNTRQITKAMKMVAAAKLRRAQERAQKSRPYAEKMKEVINSIASGTTVKHPMLQTRPIKKTGYLVITSDRGLAGGLNSNLLRLVLNTIKERHKSQDEYMIFAVGKKGRDFFNKLGYKLIDEITGIPDSPNFSDIKAISSKAVALFADEKIDELNLFYSKFQSALTQIPTEVRLLPLGDVDAGAATEAKVSYEYEPTAEEVLNDLLPKYAETLIFSALLDSKASFQGAQMTAMGNASDNANEMIGKLTLTFNRARQAAITQEISEIVAGANA